CGGCGTGAAGTTCCACAGCAGCGCGACATTCAAACCGACACGCGATTTCAATGCCGACGATGTGCTGTTCACCTGGAACCGCCAGGCAGACAAAAGCCACCCGTATCACACGCTCGCCGGCAATCTGGCCTATGTCCAGTTCAACAACCTGCGCATGGACGAAAACGTCGACAAGCTTGAAAAGCTCGACGCCAACACGATCCGCTTTCGCCTGAAAACACCCGAGGCTCCGTTCCTGACCCGCATGAGCTTCGACATGCTCGGCATCCAGTCCGCCGAGTACGCCGCACAGATGAGTGCCGCCGGTACACCCGACAAACTCGACCGCGAACCGGTCGGCACCGGGCCCTTCCAGTTCGTCAGCTACCAGAAGGATGCGGCGATCCGCTACAAGGCCTTTGCCGATCACTGGCGCGGCAAGCCCAAACTCGACAACCTGATCTTCGCGATCGTACCCGACGCCGCGGTGCAGCTCGCCAAGCTGCGTACCGGCGAATGCCATGTATCGACGTCGGTGAAGCCGGCCGATATCGCACAGATCGAGAAGGAGCCCGCACTCACGCTGGTGCAGCAGCCCGGGCTGAACGTCGGTTACCTCGCGCTCAACACGCAGAAGAAGCCCTTCAACGACAAACGGGTGCGTCAGGCGCTCAACCTTGCGATCGACCGCAGCACGATTCTCTCGGCGATCTATCAGGGCCGCGCGCTGGTCGCGAAGAACCTGCTGCCACCCGCGTATTGGGCCGCCAATGCCAAACTGTCTGCGCTCGCCTACGATCCAGCCAAGGCCAAGGCACTTCTGGCCGGTGCGGGCTATCCGAACGGCTTCGACATGGAATTGTGGTACCTGCCGGTGCTGCGTCCGCACAACCCCGACGGCAAGCGCATGGCCGAGCTGCTGCAGGCCGACTTCGCAAAGATCGGGGTGCGCGTGAAGCTCGCAACCTACGAATGGGGCGAGTACCTCAAGCGCAGCCGCGCCGGCGAACACCAGGCGGTGATGTTCGGCTGGCTCTCGGGCAACGGTGAGCCGGACAACTACTTCGAACCGCTGCTCTCGTGCGACGCGGCGAAAAGCGGTGGCAACCTTGCACGCTGGTGCGACCCGCGCTTCGAGGATTTGCTGCAACGCGCCCGCAAGATCAGCGACCGTAGCGAACGCGCCCGTCTCTACGCGACCGCACAGGAAATCCTGCGGGACGAATCTCCGCTGCTGCTGATCGCCCACGGCAACCGGGTCGGCGTCACCCGCAAGGAAGTCTCCGGCTTCCTGCTTGAACCCACCTACGGCCTGAATTTCTACAACGTCGATCTGAATCGCTGAGGCGTGCCATGAACGTGAATATCGAGACCGAGCGACTCCGCCTGCGCCCCTTCACCGAAGACGATCTCGACGCCTTCCACCGCCTCGGCACCGACCCGGACGCGATCCGCTACGTCGGCAATACGCCCTTCCGTTCGCGTGAAGAAGCGCTCGAGGTGCTGCGCGCCGCGCCGCTCGCCGACTACGCGACCCGCGGTTTTGGCCGCTTCGCCTGCGAGTGGAAGGAAAGCGGCGAAGTGATCGGGTTTTCCGGCCTCAAGTACATTCCCGAATTCGACGAGATCGAACTCGGTTACCGCTTCCTGCCCGCGTGGTGGGGCAAGGGCCTCGCCACCGAAGCCGGGCACGCCTCGATCGCCTTCGCCAAGGCGACGCTGCATCTGCAAAGGGTGATCTCGCTCGTCGATCGGGAAAACGTATCCGCCGCCAAAGTGCTGCGCAAACTCGGCTTCGCCTATGAAAGCGACGTCGAGTTCCACGTCCGGCACGGTGGGCACATCGAGTTGTGGTCGCGCACGCTATCCTGAAGCGGCACCGACGCATTGAAGGCGGGCGGCCGCGCCCGCCTCTGCTGTGGCGCACAGCACCACCATCGATCCTGCCACTTGAGGCCCCATGAACGTCATCATCGAAACCGAACGCCTGCGGCTGCGCCCCTTCCGCGAAGACGACGCCGAAGCCTATCGCCCGCTCGTCACCGACCCCGCAATCACCCGCTACGCCGGCGGCCCGGGGCCCGACAGCATCGAGGGCGTGCGAGAGGTGATCCGCAATGCGCCGCTCGCCGACTACGCGCGCTATGGCTACGGTCGCTTCGCCGTGGAATGGAAGGCGAGCGACCAGCTGATCGGCTTCAGCGGCCTCAAGTTCCTGCCCGAATTCAATGAAACCGAACTGGGCTACCGCCTGCTGACCGAATTCTGGGGGCGCGGGCTGGCCACCGAAGCCGGCGCCGCGTCGATCGCGTTTGCACGCGACACGCTGCACCTGACGCG
This region of Niveibacterium umoris genomic DNA includes:
- a CDS encoding ABC transporter substrate-binding protein; its protein translation is MRRTLAPFLLAALLIPAVAHAAKTLVYCAEGSPESLTRLFANGQNTADAGAQVADTLLDFKPGTAELQPALAESWEISPDGLAYTFHLRRGVKFHSSATFKPTRDFNADDVLFTWNRQADKSHPYHTLAGNLAYVQFNNLRMDENVDKLEKLDANTIRFRLKTPEAPFLTRMSFDMLGIQSAEYAAQMSAAGTPDKLDREPVGTGPFQFVSYQKDAAIRYKAFADHWRGKPKLDNLIFAIVPDAAVQLAKLRTGECHVSTSVKPADIAQIEKEPALTLVQQPGLNVGYLALNTQKKPFNDKRVRQALNLAIDRSTILSAIYQGRALVAKNLLPPAYWAANAKLSALAYDPAKAKALLAGAGYPNGFDMELWYLPVLRPHNPDGKRMAELLQADFAKIGVRVKLATYEWGEYLKRSRAGEHQAVMFGWLSGNGEPDNYFEPLLSCDAAKSGGNLARWCDPRFEDLLQRARKISDRSERARLYATAQEILRDESPLLLIAHGNRVGVTRKEVSGFLLEPTYGLNFYNVDLNR
- a CDS encoding GNAT family N-acetyltransferase — protein: MNVNIETERLRLRPFTEDDLDAFHRLGTDPDAIRYVGNTPFRSREEALEVLRAAPLADYATRGFGRFACEWKESGEVIGFSGLKYIPEFDEIELGYRFLPAWWGKGLATEAGHASIAFAKATLHLQRVISLVDRENVSAAKVLRKLGFAYESDVEFHVRHGGHIELWSRTLS
- a CDS encoding GNAT family N-acetyltransferase produces the protein MNVIIETERLRLRPFREDDAEAYRPLVTDPAITRYAGGPGPDSIEGVREVIRNAPLADYARYGYGRFAVEWKASDQLIGFSGLKFLPEFNETELGYRLLTEFWGRGLATEAGAASIAFARDTLHLTRLISVIHPDNHASKGVVRKLGMALERLEAYEPLGGAPVEIWSRRLD